In a genomic window of Staphylococcus taiwanensis:
- a CDS encoding redox-sensing transcriptional repressor Rex: MAQNKAKIPRATLKRLPLYYRFANTLKSKGIDRVNSKTISEALSIESATIRRDFSYFGELGKKGYGYNIDSLLEFFKSELSDSDNLNIGLIGVGNLGRALLTYNFSIHDEMTITEAFDVDKEIIGKQIGDVTVHHADDLKKVLESENINVVILTTPEEAAQRVTDKLVKANVKGILNFTPARVEAPNDVQVHHIDLGIELQSLLFFMKNYSN, from the coding sequence ATGGCTCAAAATAAAGCTAAAATTCCTCGTGCAACCTTAAAAAGATTACCTTTATATTATAGATTCGCAAATACTTTAAAATCTAAAGGAATTGATCGGGTTAATTCGAAAACTATCAGCGAAGCATTAAGTATAGAATCAGCAACTATCAGACGAGATTTTTCTTATTTTGGTGAGTTAGGTAAGAAAGGCTATGGCTATAATATAGATAGTCTATTAGAATTCTTTAAATCTGAACTTAGTGATAGCGATAATCTTAATATTGGCTTAATTGGTGTAGGTAACTTAGGAAGAGCACTTTTAACTTATAATTTTTCAATACACGACGAAATGACTATTACTGAAGCTTTTGATGTGGATAAAGAAATTATTGGAAAACAAATTGGGGACGTTACAGTTCATCATGCAGATGATTTAAAGAAAGTCTTAGAGTCAGAAAATATTAATGTAGTGATACTCACTACACCTGAAGAGGCAGCGCAACGTGTAACTGACAAGTTGGTTAAAGCTAATGTAAAAGGGATACTTAACTTCACACCAGCTAGAGTTGAGGCGCCGAACGATGTACAAGTTCATCATATTGACTTAGGTATTGAATTACAATCTCTTTTATTCTTCATGAAGAATTATTCAAATTAA
- the tsaD gene encoding tRNA (adenosine(37)-N6)-threonylcarbamoyltransferase complex transferase subunit TsaD, whose product MNNKTLILAVETSCDETSVSVIENGNTILSNTVLSQIESHKRFGGVVPEVASRHHVEGMTVTIEESLETANVTMEDIDAVAVTQGPGLIGALLIGINAAKALAFAYDKPLIPVHHIAGHIYANHLEEPLTFPLMALIVSGGHTELVYMKSHLNFEVIGETRDDAVGEAYDKVARTIDLPYPGGPEIDKLAAQGQDTYHFPRVWLEKDSYDFSFSGLKSAVINKLHNQKQKNEKINKANVAASFQNSVVDVLSTKAMNACKEYDVKRLIIAGGVASNKGLRSRLKTLCEENHIQLSIPSPQLCTDNAAMIGAAGYYYYKAGVAAGLDLNGQNNMDIEEETI is encoded by the coding sequence ATGAATAACAAAACGCTAATCTTAGCAGTAGAAACAAGTTGTGATGAAACGAGTGTTAGTGTAATAGAAAATGGCAATACTATTTTATCTAACACCGTTTTAAGTCAAATAGAGAGTCATAAACGTTTTGGTGGCGTGGTACCAGAAGTCGCGAGTAGACATCATGTTGAAGGTATGACAGTGACGATAGAAGAATCACTAGAAACTGCGAATGTGACTATGGAAGATATTGATGCAGTTGCCGTGACTCAAGGTCCAGGTCTTATCGGGGCGCTATTAATAGGCATAAATGCAGCCAAAGCTTTAGCATTTGCCTATGACAAACCTTTAATACCTGTACATCATATCGCAGGACATATATATGCGAATCATTTAGAAGAACCATTAACATTTCCTCTTATGGCACTTATCGTGTCAGGAGGTCACACTGAACTGGTATATATGAAATCACATTTGAATTTTGAAGTTATAGGTGAAACAAGAGATGATGCTGTAGGCGAGGCTTATGACAAAGTTGCTAGAACAATCGATTTACCTTATCCGGGTGGTCCTGAAATCGATAAACTTGCTGCGCAAGGCCAAGACACGTATCATTTTCCAAGAGTGTGGTTAGAGAAAGACAGTTATGATTTTAGTTTTAGTGGTTTAAAAAGTGCTGTAATTAATAAATTGCATAATCAAAAGCAAAAAAATGAAAAAATTAATAAAGCCAATGTGGCTGCAAGTTTTCAAAATAGTGTTGTAGATGTATTAAGCACTAAAGCAATGAATGCATGTAAAGAATATGATGTGAAACGTTTAATCATAGCTGGTGGTGTTGCAAGCAACAAAGGCTTACGTAGTAGACTTAAAACATTATGTGAAGAAAATCATATTCAATTATCTATTCCTAGTCCGCAATTATGTACCGATAATGCTGCAATGATTGGCGCGGCAGGCTACTATTATTATAAAGCTGGTGTAGCTGCTGGTTTAGATTTAAATGGTCAAAATAATATGGATATTGAAGAAGAGACAATTTAA
- the abc-f gene encoding ABC-F type ribosomal protection protein produces MILLQLNDISKSFDGDDIFTNVDFEVKTGERIGVVGRNGAGKSTLMKIIAGVEDYDSGHISKIKNLRMGYLTQQMTLDSSASVFEEMSKPFEHLKRMENLIKEETDWLALHANDYDTDDYKHHMERYESLSNQFEQLEGYQYESKIKTVLHGLNFKEEEFDKSINDFSGGQKTRLSLAQMLLSEPDLLLLDEPTNHLDLETTKWLEDYLKYFKGAIVIISHDRYFLDKIVTQIYDVALGDVKRYVGNYEQFIIQRDKYYESRMQEYERQQAEIKRLETFVEKNITRASTSGMAKSRRKTLEKMERIDKPMLDARSANIQFGFERNTGNDVMHIRNLEIGYETPITQPINIEVNKGDHIAIIGPNGVGKTTLIKTIANRQNKLGGEITFGANLQIGYYDQKQAEFKSNKTILDYVWDQYPTMNEKDIRAVLGRFLFVQDDVKKIINDLSGGEKARLQLALLMLQRDNVLILDEPTNHLDIDSKEMLEQALQHFEGTILFVSHDRYFINQLANKVFDLNTHGGEIYLGDYQYYIEKTEEKAALEAFENDRNPIKIESPLTDNNQSTNTYHTQKQQRREQRKLERQIEDCEVKIEELETSISEIDELLTLPEVFNNPEKAATLAQQKEETEQKLEQTMIEWEELQEKLS; encoded by the coding sequence ATGATACTCTTGCAATTAAATGATATTTCGAAATCATTCGATGGTGATGATATTTTTACAAATGTTGATTTCGAAGTTAAAACTGGTGAACGTATTGGTGTAGTTGGTAGAAATGGCGCTGGCAAATCTACTTTAATGAAGATTATAGCAGGCGTTGAAGATTATGATAGTGGTCATATTTCAAAAATTAAAAATTTACGTATGGGCTATCTTACACAACAAATGACGCTCGATTCATCGGCATCCGTCTTTGAAGAAATGTCTAAACCCTTCGAACATCTTAAGCGTATGGAAAACTTAATTAAAGAAGAAACTGATTGGTTAGCATTGCACGCAAATGATTATGATACTGATGATTATAAACATCATATGGAACGTTATGAATCTTTATCCAATCAATTTGAACAACTTGAAGGTTATCAATATGAAAGTAAAATTAAGACTGTCCTACATGGCCTGAATTTTAAAGAAGAAGAATTTGATAAATCAATTAATGACTTTAGTGGTGGTCAAAAAACGCGTTTATCACTTGCTCAAATGTTGTTAAGTGAACCTGACCTACTATTATTAGACGAACCGACCAACCATTTAGACTTAGAAACAACCAAATGGTTAGAAGATTATTTAAAATACTTCAAAGGCGCCATAGTTATAATCAGTCATGATCGTTATTTCCTTGATAAAATTGTCACACAAATATATGATGTGGCTCTTGGAGATGTTAAACGTTATGTAGGTAACTATGAGCAATTTATAATCCAACGTGATAAATACTATGAAAGTCGTATGCAAGAGTACGAGAGACAACAAGCGGAAATCAAACGTTTAGAAACCTTCGTTGAGAAAAATATTACTCGTGCATCAACAAGTGGTATGGCTAAAAGTCGTCGCAAGACATTAGAAAAAATGGAACGCATTGATAAACCAATGCTAGATGCTAGAAGTGCAAATATTCAATTTGGTTTTGAACGTAATACTGGTAATGACGTGATGCATATTCGCAATCTAGAAATTGGTTATGAAACTCCTATTACACAACCAATTAATATTGAAGTTAATAAGGGCGATCATATTGCTATTATCGGTCCAAATGGTGTAGGAAAAACGACACTCATTAAAACAATCGCAAATCGTCAAAATAAACTTGGCGGCGAAATTACATTTGGTGCTAATTTACAAATCGGATATTATGACCAAAAACAGGCAGAATTCAAATCCAATAAGACAATCCTAGATTATGTTTGGGATCAATACCCTACAATGAACGAAAAAGATATACGTGCAGTGCTTGGACGTTTCTTATTTGTTCAAGACGACGTTAAAAAGATTATTAATGATTTATCTGGAGGGGAAAAAGCACGATTACAATTAGCACTCCTCATGTTGCAACGAGATAATGTCTTAATTTTAGATGAACCGACCAACCATTTAGATATCGATTCTAAGGAGATGCTTGAACAAGCCTTACAACACTTTGAAGGTACAATATTATTCGTTTCTCATGATCGTTATTTTATTAATCAATTAGCTAATAAAGTATTTGATTTAAACACACATGGTGGAGAAATCTATTTAGGCGACTATCAATACTATATTGAGAAGACAGAAGAAAAAGCAGCACTTGAAGCTTTTGAAAATGATCGAAATCCAATAAAGATTGAATCACCCCTAACAGATAACAATCAGTCCACAAATACTTATCATACACAAAAACAACAACGCAGAGAGCAACGCAAATTAGAACGTCAAATTGAAGATTGTGAAGTAAAGATAGAAGAATTAGAAACCTCAATTTCTGAAATAGATGAACTGTTAACCCTACCTGAAGTATTTAATAATCCTGAAAAAGCGGCTACGCTTGCTCAACAAAAAGAAGAAACCGAACAAAAATTAGAACAAACAATGATCGAATGGGAAGAATTACAAGAAAAGTTATCTTAA